The bacterium genome contains the following window.
AGGCTTTAGCTATAGCGGCTGAGCGTGGTGGAGCAGATGCTATATCACTTATAAATACAATTTATGGACTTAAAGTCAACCTTGAGACGAAAACTTCAGACCTCGGTGGTATAACAGGTGGGCTATCAGGGCCTTGTATAAAGCCTGTTGCCCTTTACTATGTATACAAAGCAAGTCAGGCATGTAAAATTCCAATTATAGGGGTTGGTGGTATAATGGATGCAGGTGATGCGTTAGAGTTCATCGTTGTAGGTGCGAGTGCAGTAGAAATAGGGACTGCTAACTTTGTGAATCCGAATGCCGGAGTAGAGATAGTTAATGGGATAAAGGATTACTGTGAGCGGTGTGGAATTAAAAGTGTAAAGGAGCTAATTGGGACAAGGAGATTTAAATAAATGACGAATGACTAATGGCGAATGACGAATAATATAGATAAAGTTGTAGGTGTAGATGTAGGTGCTACTAATATAAAGGCAGGAGTGGTAGTAAATCCTCCTAAAGTAGAAACATTTTTAGAAGTTGGTACACAGGCTGATAATATTGTTAACCAGCTTGTAGGTATTACAAGTGAGCTTAAAGCTGATGCTGTAGGAGTTGGTATAGCTGGGCTTGTAGGTAGTGGGATAGTTTATTCTTCACCTAATCTGCCTGGGATAAGAAATTTGAAGTTAAAGAAATTACTTGAAGCGAGGCTCAAAATTCCTGTGTCAGTAACTAATGATGCGAACATGGTCGCACTTGGTGAATGGCAGTATGGGGCTGGTAAAGGGATGCATAATTTACTTCTACTAACATTGGGGACAGGAGTAGGTGGAGGTATAATAATTGATGATAAGTTATATACTGGGGTTGGGTTTGCAGGTGAAGTTGGTCATATAACTATAGACCCTGATGGTCCACCTTGCAGGTGTGGCAATTATGGGTGTCTTGAGAGTTTTGTAGGTAGTGAAGCTATTGTGAAAAGGGCACTACAAGGGATAAGAGTTGGGGTTGAGACATTGCTTACTACGCAGTATCCTGTGGAGAAGTATCATGAAATGACAGCTGAGGTTATTTCAAAAGTAGCTTATAATGGAGATGCGTTTGCGAGGTCAATAATTGAAGAAATAGGCAAGTATCTTGGTATAGGGATTGCCAGCCTTTGTGCAGTGTTAGACCCGGATATGGTTGTGATTGGGGGTGGTGTGTCAAAGGCGGGTGAAATTTTATTTACAAAAATAAATGAAGAAGTAAATAAAAGGCTTTATTTAAGAAAAAAGGTTAAAATACTACCTGCTTCTCTTGGTGACTATGCTGGTATATTGGGAAGTGCGGTTTATATAAAATCAAAAATCAAATATGTATATCGTTAAGTTCGTTTGGTTCGTGAATGGTCATTTTGACTTATAGGTTATGTGTAGAAAATCTATATGTAAAGTTATAAAATATAAGAACTTACGGAGAACTGACACCATTACACCCACTCAGTGTATCAGGCTGTGCATGTAGGGGGTCAAAATTTTGAACCCCTACAACTGCCACAACCATACATCCCCAAACTCCTAAAAATGAACGCATCTCTCCTCCTATCCCGCAAATCATTCATAATCTGCGTTTATCTGCGGTTCCAATGTTCTCCCTAACTACTGACTACTATCTACTAACTACTTAATAATCGTAAGCTTTCTCGTTGCCTTGAACTTCCCTGCCTCCATTTTCACAAAGTAGATGCTATTTGTGAGTTCCTCAAGATTTACCGCAATCTCACGATAGCCTGCACTGACTCCTATAGTCTTTACCAACTTGCCTGAAAGGTCGTAAATCTTCAAACTGACTCTTTCTCTTTCACTAACCCCTAACCACTGAATCCTAACCCCTGTAGTGGCTGGATTCGGATAAACCTCTAATCTCCAATCTTTAATCTCTAATCTCTCATTTCTTTCTTCTATTCCGCTTTGCTCTTTTCCTACCCTTATAAGATAGACATCCTCCAAGCCCACACCAAAAGAATTTGTACGTCCTGCAATTATAAAGCCTCCTGATGCACACTCTTGAACAGACTCGCCCCACTCAGAGCCAGTTCCTCCATAAGTTTTAGTCCATAAGGTATCACCCTGTGCATCTGTCCTTATAAGCCAGACATCACGC
Protein-coding sequences here:
- a CDS encoding ROK family protein; its protein translation is MTNNIDKVVGVDVGATNIKAGVVVNPPKVETFLEVGTQADNIVNQLVGITSELKADAVGVGIAGLVGSGIVYSSPNLPGIRNLKLKKLLEARLKIPVSVTNDANMVALGEWQYGAGKGMHNLLLLTLGTGVGGGIIIDDKLYTGVGFAGEVGHITIDPDGPPCRCGNYGCLESFVGSEAIVKRALQGIRVGVETLLTTQYPVEKYHEMTAEVISKVAYNGDAFARSIIEEIGKYLGIGIASLCAVLDPDMVVIGGGVSKAGEILFTKINEEVNKRLYLRKKVKILPASLGDYAGILGSAVYIKSKIKYVYR